In Gossypium arboreum isolate Shixiya-1 chromosome 5, ASM2569848v2, whole genome shotgun sequence, a single genomic region encodes these proteins:
- the LOC108484281 gene encoding uncharacterized protein C3F10.06c isoform X2, whose translation MENETKLSIYRAARTIKRKDNTLYNALRSIYEDSIFVGEISQLWPQLPLVANLRCGLWYNPKFHSTCYFKSTDGHTNNWSFNTSRLNFHIALLAGQKGGCIIVDSTRRGKRFPDSMSKTIPIWTCVLNRSIFNFLNKLSNADASLVKQDSNTGCNSHDWDCSLHLPLWVSETEKAAIEDRLEGWTKDLETSGADIVILASCLKKPLRPLWISQKTVIWINEVPDYDSWDFTPIILVSASSTSGVTQHRTTSEFSWNYIPGAGDDEESWARGLSPNLFWNHAYDLISTGPDVCNQKVADIVEKDRVYRARRGQDAPQITVKPSISERSPCLDPDLSNITISPSDEECGIFWLGSTNLALGSSQIAAERSSNIDCVLNCDQWPISVHHQEAEAYLHLPIVTRARRWTGFLCLITFLLRLTLQNQILQKGEHFLYVVTTGKILVYAFVWLS comes from the exons ATGGAAAACGAAACAAAGCTAAGCATATACAGAGCAGCAAGGACGATAAAACGTAAAGACAACACTCTCTACAACGCACTTAGATCAATTTACGAGGATTCAATCTTTGTGGGTGAAATCTCCCAGTTATGGCCTCAACTCCCTCTCGTTGCTAACCTCCGTTGCGGTCTCTGGTATAATCCCAAATTTCACTCCACTTGTTACTTTAAATCCACCGATGGTCATACCAATAATTGGTCTTTCAATACTTCTCGTCTTAACTTCCACATCGCCCTTCTCGCTG GACAGAAGGGAGGGTGTATTATAGTTGATTCGACACGGAGGGGGAAACGGTTTCCTGATAGTATGTCGAAAACTATACCTATTTGGACTTGTGTTTTGAATCGctccatttttaattttttaaacaagTTGTCTAATGCTGATGCTTCATTGGTGAAGCAG GATTCAAATACAGGGTGTAACTCTCATGATTGGGATTGTTCATTGCATCTTCCCCTTTGGGTTTCTGAAACTGAGAAGGCAGCAATTGAGGACCGATTAGAAGGATGGACCAAAGACCTGGAAACAAGCGGAGCTGATATTGTGATCCTTGCATCGTGCTTGAAGAAGCCTTTGCGTCCTCTATGGATTTCTCAGAAAACTGTCATCTGGATAAATGAAGTACCGGATTATGATTCTTGGGATTTCACACCTATAATTCTTGTTTCTGCATCTTCCACAAGCGGAGTAACTCAACATAGGACTACCTCAGAGTTTAGTTGGAATTATATACCTGGAGCTGGGGATGATGAAGAAAGTTGGGCTAGGGGCTTGTCTCCTAATCTCTTTTGGAATCATGCCTATGATCTTATTAGCACTGGACCTGATGTATGTAACCAGAAGGTTGCTGATATAGTTGAGAAGGACAGAGTATATCGTGCTCGAAGAGGGCAAGATGCCCCTCAGATCACTGTCAAACCCTCAATCTCTGAGAGATCACCTTGTTTGGACCCTGATCTTTCAAACATTACGATTAGCCCTTCTGATGAAGAATGTGGAATATTTTGGCTAGGATCTACTAATCTTGCTCTTGGCTCCTCTCAAATCG CGGCTGAACGTTCATCTAACATTGACTGTGTATTGAATTGTGATCAATGGCCAATCTCTGTCCATCATCAAGAGGCCGAAGCGTATTTGCATCTTCCTATTGTG ACCAGAGCTCGAAGATGGACCGGTTTTCTTTGTTTAATAACCTTCCTTCTGCGGTTAACTTTGCAAAATCAAATCTTACAAAAGGGAGAACACTTCTTATATGTTGTCACGACG GGGAAGATATTAGTGTATGCGTTTGTCTGGCTATCTTGA
- the LOC108484281 gene encoding uncharacterized protein C3F10.06c isoform X1 produces MENETKLSIYRAARTIKRKDNTLYNALRSIYEDSIFVGEISQLWPQLPLVANLRCGLWYNPKFHSTCYFKSTDGHTNNWSFNTSRLNFHIALLAGQKGGCIIVDSTRRGKRFPDSMSKTIPIWTCVLNRSIFNFLNKLSNADASLVKQDSNTGCNSHDWDCSLHLPLWVSETEKAAIEDRLEGWTKDLETSGADIVILASCLKKPLRPLWISQKTVIWINEVPDYDSWDFTPIILVSASSTSGVTQHRTTSEFSWNYIPGAGDDEESWARGLSPNLFWNHAYDLISTGPDVCNQKVADIVEKDRVYRARRGQDAPQITVKPSISERSPCLDPDLSNITISPSDEECGIFWLGSTNLALGSSQIAAERSSNIDCVLNCDQWPISVHHQEAEAYLHLPIVSSKMDRFSLFNNLPSAVNFAKSNLTKGRTLLICCHDGEDISVCVCLAILISLFNDEGSFDDGKSFSETGITKCEMRRRLVYVCKFAIKARPSRGNLKQVFSFLNSEVAEV; encoded by the exons ATGGAAAACGAAACAAAGCTAAGCATATACAGAGCAGCAAGGACGATAAAACGTAAAGACAACACTCTCTACAACGCACTTAGATCAATTTACGAGGATTCAATCTTTGTGGGTGAAATCTCCCAGTTATGGCCTCAACTCCCTCTCGTTGCTAACCTCCGTTGCGGTCTCTGGTATAATCCCAAATTTCACTCCACTTGTTACTTTAAATCCACCGATGGTCATACCAATAATTGGTCTTTCAATACTTCTCGTCTTAACTTCCACATCGCCCTTCTCGCTG GACAGAAGGGAGGGTGTATTATAGTTGATTCGACACGGAGGGGGAAACGGTTTCCTGATAGTATGTCGAAAACTATACCTATTTGGACTTGTGTTTTGAATCGctccatttttaattttttaaacaagTTGTCTAATGCTGATGCTTCATTGGTGAAGCAG GATTCAAATACAGGGTGTAACTCTCATGATTGGGATTGTTCATTGCATCTTCCCCTTTGGGTTTCTGAAACTGAGAAGGCAGCAATTGAGGACCGATTAGAAGGATGGACCAAAGACCTGGAAACAAGCGGAGCTGATATTGTGATCCTTGCATCGTGCTTGAAGAAGCCTTTGCGTCCTCTATGGATTTCTCAGAAAACTGTCATCTGGATAAATGAAGTACCGGATTATGATTCTTGGGATTTCACACCTATAATTCTTGTTTCTGCATCTTCCACAAGCGGAGTAACTCAACATAGGACTACCTCAGAGTTTAGTTGGAATTATATACCTGGAGCTGGGGATGATGAAGAAAGTTGGGCTAGGGGCTTGTCTCCTAATCTCTTTTGGAATCATGCCTATGATCTTATTAGCACTGGACCTGATGTATGTAACCAGAAGGTTGCTGATATAGTTGAGAAGGACAGAGTATATCGTGCTCGAAGAGGGCAAGATGCCCCTCAGATCACTGTCAAACCCTCAATCTCTGAGAGATCACCTTGTTTGGACCCTGATCTTTCAAACATTACGATTAGCCCTTCTGATGAAGAATGTGGAATATTTTGGCTAGGATCTACTAATCTTGCTCTTGGCTCCTCTCAAATCG CGGCTGAACGTTCATCTAACATTGACTGTGTATTGAATTGTGATCAATGGCCAATCTCTGTCCATCATCAAGAGGCCGAAGCGTATTTGCATCTTCCTATTGTG AGCTCGAAGATGGACCGGTTTTCTTTGTTTAATAACCTTCCTTCTGCGGTTAACTTTGCAAAATCAAATCTTACAAAAGGGAGAACACTTCTTATATGTTGTCACGACG GGGAAGATATTAGTGTATGCGTTTGTCTGGCTATCTTGATATCATTATTTAATGATGAAG GATCTTTTGATGATGGCAAATCCTTCAGTGAGACTGGTATCACAAAATGTGAGATGCGGCGACGActtgtatatgtttgtaaatttGCAATAAAGGCCCGGCCATCCAGAGGAAATCTCAAGCAAGTTTTCAGTTTTCTTAATAGTGAAGTTGCCgaagtttaa
- the LOC108484017 gene encoding cell division cycle protein 27 homolog B-like, translating into MEAILTERIQNSLRHFMFKNAIFLCERLCAEFPSEVNLQLLAACYLQNNQAYSAYHILKGTKTAQSRYLFAISCFHMDLLSEAETALCHSNEPGGEIPNGAAGHYLLGLIYRYTDRKKSAIHHFRLALSIDPLLWAAYEELSILGAAEEATAVFGEAAALCIQKQYMHHGAASPNLHISSEDYNLVSSRNFASEDVYSRQFKHTQGNNYRDIPGNYHAAAVSSGAVAQPQNGGPSNTSFYNTPSPMASQLSTVAPPPLCRNVQPNGSNLNTGNTDGSPRSVVNTTIQAPRRKFVDEGKLRKISGRLFSDSGPRRSTRLAGDSGANTNANTTSVAGNGTNSSSKYLGSSKLSSVALRTVTLRKGQSRANENIEEGIRNEAFDDARSNMASTTSSSFPSGDVRSLDQDGATVLVGGVVISGSKVISGTSEVLGILRTLGEGYRLSCLYRCQDALDTYLRLPHRHYSTSWVLSQIGKAHFELVDYLEADRAFCLARRVSPYSLEGMDVYSTVLYHLKEDMKLSYLAQELISTDRLAPQSWCAMGNCYSLQKDHETALKNFQRAVQLNSKFAYAHTLCGHEYVALEDFENGIKCYQNALRIDSRHYNAWYGLGMIYLRQEKFEFSEHHFGMAFQINPRSSVIMSYLGTALHALKKSEDAIKIMDRAILADRKNPLPMYQKANILMSLERFDDALEVLEELKEYAPRESSVYALMGKIYKRRNMHEKAMLHFGIALDLKPSATDVATIKAAIEKLHVPDELDDNL; encoded by the exons ATGGAAGCGATACTCACAGAACGTATTCAGAACAGTCTCCGCCATTTCATGTTCAAAAACGCTATCTTCCTTTGTGAACGCCTCTGCGCTGAGTTCCCTTCCGAG GTGAACTTGCAGCTGCTAGCTGCTTGCTACTTGCAGAACAATCAAGCCTACTCTGCGTATCATATTCTAAAGG GAACAAAAACTGCTCAATCCCGCTACTTGTTTGCAATATCATGCTTTCACATGGATCTACTTAGTGAAGCTGAAACAGCTTTATGTCATTCTAATGAGCCTGGTGGAGAG ATCCCAAATGGTGCAGCTGGTCATTATCTTCTTGGCCTTATTTACAG GTACACAGATAGAAAGAAAAGTGCCATTCATCATTTTAGGCTGGCTTTATCTATAGATCCTTTACTTTGGGCTGCATATGAGGAGTTGAGCATATTAG GTGCTGCTGAAGAAGCAACTGCAGTTTTTGGTGAAGCAGCTGCTCTTTGTATTCAAAAGCAGTACATGCATCATGGGGCAGCTAGCCCAAATTTGCATATTTCCAGTGAGGATTATAATTTGGTTTCGTCGAGGAATTTTGCTTCTGAAGACGTCTATTCTAGGCAATTCAAACACACACAAGGCAATAACTATAGGGATATTCCTGGTAATTATCATGCAGCAGCTGTGTCTAGTGGAGCTGTTGCTCAGCCCCAAAACGGTGGTCCTTCAAATACGTCATTTTATAATACTCCTTCTCCAATGGCTTCGCAG TTGTCAACTGTTGCTCCTCCACCTTTGTGTAGAAATGTGCAGCCTAATGGTTCTAACCTCAACACGGGTAATACTGATGGTTCTCCAAGGTCAGTTGTGAACACTACCATTCAAGCACCTCGAAGGAAGTTTGTTGATGAAGGAAAACTACGAAAG ATTTCTGGGAGGCTATTCTCTGATTCTGGTCCCCGTCGAAGTACAAGACTCGCTGGAGATTCTGGGGCCAACACAAATGCAAATACCACATCTGTAGCTGGAAATGGGACTAATAGTTCTTCTAAGTACCTCGGAAGTTCTAAGTTGAGTTCTGTTGCTCTTCGTACTGTGACGCTTCGTAAGGGACAATCACGGGCAAATGAAAATATTGAAGAAG GGATAAGGAATGAGGCGTTTGATGATGCTCGTTCAAATATGGCATCAACAACTTCTAGTTCATTTCCTTCTGGTGATGTGAGATCTCTTGACCAAGATGGGGCAACTGTACTGGTTGGTGGGGTTGTTATCAGTGGCTCTAAAGTCATAAGTGGTACTTCAGAAGTATTAGGCATTTTAAGAACCCTTGGGGAAGGCTACAGACTTTCTTGCTTGTACAGGTGTCAG GATGCTTTAGATACCTATCTGAGACTTCCACACAGGCATTATAGTACAAGCTGGGTGCTGTCCCAG ATTGGAAAAGCACATTTCGAATTGGTAGATTATTTAGAAGCTGACCGAGCATTCTGTCTTGCCCGTCGGGTGTCTCCTTACAGTTTGGAAGGAATGGATGTTTATTCCACTGTTCTATAT CATTTAAAGGAAGATATGAAGTTGAGTTACTTAGCCCAAGAACTGATATCAACTGACCGTTTAGCTCCTCAGTCATG GTGTGCCATGGGAAACTGCTACAGCTTGCAGAAAGACCACGAAACTGCTCTGAAAAATTTCCAACGAGCTGTGCAACTGAATTCAAAATTTGCATATGCACACACCCTTTGTGGTCACGA GTATGTTGCCTTAGAGGATTTTGAGAATGGAATCAAGTGCTACCAGAATGCACTTCGTATTGATTCAAGGCATTATAATGCCTGGTATGGTCTAGGAATGATCTATCTTCGCCAAGAGAAGTTTGAGTTTTCAGAGCATCACTTTGGAATGGCTTTCCAAATAAATCCACGTTCTTCTGTTATAATGTCCTATCTTGGAACTGCTCTTCATGCCTTAAAG AAAAGTGAGGATGCTATCAAGATAATGGACAGGGCAATACTGGCAGACAGAAAAAACCCTCTTCCCATGTATCAAAAGGCTAATATACTGATGAGCTTAGAGAGATTTGATGATGCTTTAGAGGTGCTGGAGGAACTTAAAGAGTATGCCCCTCGTGAGAGCAGCGTGTATGCTTTGATGGGTAAAATCTATAAGCGGCGTAACATGCACGAAAAGGCCATGCTTCATTTCGGTATTGCTTTGGATTTGAAACCATCTGCAACTGATGTTGCTACAATTAAG GCTGCCATTGAGAAGTTACATGTACCGGACGAATTAGATGATAACCTGTAA
- the LOC108484281 gene encoding uncharacterized protein LOC108484281 isoform X3 has product MVIPIIGLSILLVLTSTSPFSLKGGCIIVDSTRRGKRFPDSMSKTIPIWTCVLNRSIFNFLNKLSNADASLVKQDSNTGCNSHDWDCSLHLPLWVSETEKAAIEDRLEGWTKDLETSGADIVILASCLKKPLRPLWISQKTVIWINEVPDYDSWDFTPIILVSASSTSGVTQHRTTSEFSWNYIPGAGDDEESWARGLSPNLFWNHAYDLISTGPDVCNQKVADIVEKDRVYRARRGQDAPQITVKPSISERSPCLDPDLSNITISPSDEECGIFWLGSTNLALGSSQIAAERSSNIDCVLNCDQWPISVHHQEAEAYLHLPIVSSKMDRFSLFNNLPSAVNFAKSNLTKGRTLLICCHDGEDISVCVCLAILISLFNDEGSFDDGKSFSETGITKCEMRRRLVYVCKFAIKARPSRGNLKQVFSFLNSEVAEV; this is encoded by the exons ATGGTCATACCAATAATTGGTCTTTCAATACTTCTCGTCTTAACTTCCACATCGCCCTTCTCGCTG AAGGGAGGGTGTATTATAGTTGATTCGACACGGAGGGGGAAACGGTTTCCTGATAGTATGTCGAAAACTATACCTATTTGGACTTGTGTTTTGAATCGctccatttttaattttttaaacaagTTGTCTAATGCTGATGCTTCATTGGTGAAGCAG GATTCAAATACAGGGTGTAACTCTCATGATTGGGATTGTTCATTGCATCTTCCCCTTTGGGTTTCTGAAACTGAGAAGGCAGCAATTGAGGACCGATTAGAAGGATGGACCAAAGACCTGGAAACAAGCGGAGCTGATATTGTGATCCTTGCATCGTGCTTGAAGAAGCCTTTGCGTCCTCTATGGATTTCTCAGAAAACTGTCATCTGGATAAATGAAGTACCGGATTATGATTCTTGGGATTTCACACCTATAATTCTTGTTTCTGCATCTTCCACAAGCGGAGTAACTCAACATAGGACTACCTCAGAGTTTAGTTGGAATTATATACCTGGAGCTGGGGATGATGAAGAAAGTTGGGCTAGGGGCTTGTCTCCTAATCTCTTTTGGAATCATGCCTATGATCTTATTAGCACTGGACCTGATGTATGTAACCAGAAGGTTGCTGATATAGTTGAGAAGGACAGAGTATATCGTGCTCGAAGAGGGCAAGATGCCCCTCAGATCACTGTCAAACCCTCAATCTCTGAGAGATCACCTTGTTTGGACCCTGATCTTTCAAACATTACGATTAGCCCTTCTGATGAAGAATGTGGAATATTTTGGCTAGGATCTACTAATCTTGCTCTTGGCTCCTCTCAAATCG CGGCTGAACGTTCATCTAACATTGACTGTGTATTGAATTGTGATCAATGGCCAATCTCTGTCCATCATCAAGAGGCCGAAGCGTATTTGCATCTTCCTATTGTG AGCTCGAAGATGGACCGGTTTTCTTTGTTTAATAACCTTCCTTCTGCGGTTAACTTTGCAAAATCAAATCTTACAAAAGGGAGAACACTTCTTATATGTTGTCACGACG GGGAAGATATTAGTGTATGCGTTTGTCTGGCTATCTTGATATCATTATTTAATGATGAAG GATCTTTTGATGATGGCAAATCCTTCAGTGAGACTGGTATCACAAAATGTGAGATGCGGCGACGActtgtatatgtttgtaaatttGCAATAAAGGCCCGGCCATCCAGAGGAAATCTCAAGCAAGTTTTCAGTTTTCTTAATAGTGAAGTTGCCgaagtttaa
- the LOC108484214 gene encoding uncharacterized protein LOC108484214, which translates to MSALHSADSFLLSLSRAFCSPLAVFIQIQGCVICLTLAIGWAFAAYVRKREINRIEDGIKGGNSFAFLCHDINELEHSNQVNLPRVSVVMPLKGFGEHNLHNWKSQITSLYGGPIEFLFVVESTEDPAYHAVSQLITEFKGDVDARVIVAGLSTTCSQKIHNQLVGVENMHKDSKYVLFLDDDVRFHPGSIGVLTTEMEKNPEIFIQTGYPLDLPSGTLGSYCIYEYHMPCSMGFATGGKTFFLWGGCMMMHADDFRHDNYGVVSGLRDGGYSDDMTLAAIAGAQKRLITSPPVAVFPHPIASDLTFSRYWNYLRKQTFVLESYISTVNWLMNRALFLTHFYLSWGFVAPYFMAMVHVAAALQIYIKGYSYGETTCTSGGLLLAIWLAICTFTELLSMWNLTRIEVQLCNILSPEAPKLSLDYYNWSMIFVAMLVDNFLYPISAFWSHFSQTINWSGIRYNLKNGKIHKIERNKDKGPEFTDLGGKHLYGKKAATPKASLLGSLGRSLAHWHQPKKYDV; encoded by the exons ATGTCAGCATTGCACTCTGCCGATTCGTTTCTCTTATCTCTCAGCAGAGCATTTTGTAGTCCTCTTGCTGTTTTTATTCAAATCCAG GGATGTGTAATCTGCTTGACTCTTGCTATTGGGTGGGCTTTTGCTGCCTATGTCAG GAAAAGAGAGATCAATCGAATAGAAGATGGCATAAAAGGCGGCAATAGCTTTGCTTTTCTATGCCATGATATTAATGAACTTGAGCACTCTAATCAGGTCAATCTACCACGGGTTTCGGTTGTGATGCCTTTAAAGGGTTTTGGAGAGCATAATCTACACAATTGGAAGAGTCAG ATCACATCTCTTTATGGTGGTCCAATTGAGTTCCTTTTTGTGGTTGAAAGTACTGAAGACCCCGCTTACCATGCTGTATCTCAGTTAATAACAGAATTTAAG GGTGATGTGGATGCAAGAGTCATTGTAGCTGGTTTATCAACAACCTGTAGTCAGAAAATACATAACCAGCTG GTTGGGGTGGAGAATATGCATAAAGATTCCAAGTACGTATTATTTTTGGATGATGATGTTAGGTTCCACCCAGGATCAATTGGTGTCCTCACTACTGAAATGGAAAAGAATcctgag ATATTTATTCAAACTGGATACCCTCTCGATTTACCATCTGGAACTTTAGGGAGTTACTGCATCTACGAATACCATATG CCATGCTCAATGGGATTTGCTACTGGTGGGAAAACATTTTTTCTTTGGGGAGGGTGCATGATG ATGCATGCTGATGATTTTAGACATGATAACTATGGTGTGGTCTCGGGACTTCGAGATGGTGGATACTCTGATGATATGACTCTAGCTGCTATAGCTG GGGCCCAGAAGAGGCTTATTACATCTCCTCCAGTTGCTGTTTTCCCTCATCCTATTGCAAGTGATCTTACTTTCTCAAG GTACTGGAATTACTTGAGGAAGCAAACATTTGTTTTGGAATCATATATAAGCACGGTTAATTGGCTAATGAATAGAGCACTGTTTTTAACCCACTTCTATCTGTCATGGGGATTTGTTGCGCCGTACTTCATGGCTATGGTTCATGTTGCAGCAGCACTACAAATCTATATAAAAGGTTATTCATATGGCGAGACAACCTGTACTTCTGGTG GATTGTTACTAGCGATTTGGCTAGCTATATGTACCTTCACGGAGCTACTTTCTATGTGGAACTTAACAAGGATTGAAGTTCAACTATGCAACATTTTATCTCCAGAGGCACCTAAGCTCTCACTTGATTATTACAACTGGAGCATG ATTTTTGTTGCAATGCTGGTTGATAATTTTCTATACCCGATCTCTGCATTCTGGTCGCATTTCTCTCAAACTATAAATTGGTCTGGTATTCGATATAACTTGAAGAATGGAAAGATACACAAG ATTGAAAGGAACAAAGACAAGGGTCCAGAGTTCACGGACCTTGGAGGGAAGCATTTATATGGAAAGAAAGCAGCCACTCCCAAAGCCTCGCTCCTAGGCTCGTTGGGGAGAAGTTTGGCTCACTGGCATCAACCAAAAAAATATGATGTCTAA